One Pocillopora verrucosa isolate sample1 chromosome 10, ASM3666991v2, whole genome shotgun sequence genomic window carries:
- the LOC131787071 gene encoding GPI inositol-deacylase, whose protein sequence is MTWYLFRAQQLVLITWFTVFAAFALIGFRDFLFNLEENRCDMTWMYEWPQYIKVPMWKGTAKRFPRYALYLYGEGDYADKSRGLHLGGIPILFIPGNAGSYKQVRSLASVALRKAEGLRSHFNYFTADLDESFSGIFGGVLNEQTEFVRLCVARIIWLYKNTDSPPTSVILIGHSMGGLIARGLFTLPKFDTSFVHTIITYGTPHRHPILPLDPQLMNYYENVNRFWRSHALVNDTISRLKNVTVVSVSGGVRDVLVRSSPSSLQHLALHSQAISVVTTSVPRAWISVDHLCLCWCRQLVLVTNRALFDMIDPNTQQITENDQQRVAVLQHHFLRNPGQSKVTFNDAGNINGKEIYLAKDFNRLVIHKRLWRYTGNEQKLLLFSRDEWSATHDTLMLLTTSESDQWLYGCPETSGQACNSTVDLSYHASLLPWNGSVLKHVKLTLNAFEGIAYFAVIVPSSKKTTSVWSEYQSSGSLVYDMELPAVLSTKSRVLVIPSDSLFANITLKSVVKSWRVYVFNFEALDCDVRKSLLITRIHVPWFNEDVYRFSSNGAAELVLKLHHPKPIGSKQHVQIHMWLDPKCSYRISAKCDFYQTLGQIYRFYAVQLPCWTFSVVMLVFAWQLSSMTFKKQCESFFSLATSVSKSLRVLLLVVQIHFFASQFILAFYVLSRESGQHDWLPSVDDLKTYIWLLPLILIISTALIIVIALFVLIGMITNFGGFIFSYFELLPYVQKQPGVKDWIWKFAIILSSVVFCGTLSLLLIFFWCFWRNWKYMALCKRYKTQQSEQKIKKILVAIESQLNIGLTMCVILFLVILVSFPALVVWAKNLSFSYHLSSDHTTFFSIVLCVNVIVFDPLVKVPRSLVYFSFSLGIVVTHAVVIPMHMIPYVICLLFTVLNLYHFFTVFKRSKED, encoded by the coding sequence ATGACTTGGTACCTTTTCAGAGCACAACAATTGGTGTTAATTACATGGTTTACCGTCTTTGCTGCTTTTGCTTTGATTGGTTTTCGggattttcttttcaacttggAGGAGAATAGGTGCGATATGACATGGATGTACGAATGGCCTCAGTACATCAAAGTGCCTATGTGGAAAGGAACTGCAAAACGGTTTCCTAGGTATGCTTTATATCTCTATGGAGAAGGAGACTACGCAGATAAATCCAGAGGTCTTCATCTTGGGGGAATTCCTATTCTCTTCATCCCCGGTAATGCAGGAAGTTACAAACAAGTTCGTTCCTTAGCATCAGTGGCGTTGCGGAAAGCAGAGGGTCTGAGATCGCATTTTAATTACTTTACGGCTGATTTGGATGAATCATTTTCTGGAATATTTGGAGGAGTATTGAATGAACAAACTGAATTTGTAAGACTTTGCGTAGCACGTATTATCTGGTTGTATAAGAATACAGACAGTCCACCAACATCTGTTATACTTATCGGACATTCCATGGGTGGATTGATAGCAAGGGGTTTATTTACATTGCCAAAGTTTGATACAAGTTTTGTTCATACCATCATTACTTACGGAACACCTCATCGCCATCCCATTCTGCCTCTTGATCCACAACTTATGAATTATTACGAAAACGTTAACAGATTTTGGAGAAGTCATGCACTCGTGAATGATACCATATCAAGATTGAAGAATGTAACTGTTGTATCTGTGAGTGGTGGTGTGAGAGATGTGTTGGTGAGATCTAGCCCTTCATCACTGCAACATCTGGCCCTACACTCTCAAGCCATAAGTGTAGTTACAACTTCTGTGCCAAGAGCATGGATCAGTGTAGACCATCTTTGCCTCTGTTGGTGCCGACAGTTAGTTCTTGTGACCAATCGCGCCTTATTTGATATGATAGATCCAAACACACAACAGATAACAGAAAATGACCAACAGAGAGTTGCAGTCTTACAGCATCACTTTCTGAGGAATCCAGGTCAATCAAAGGTTACTTTCAATGATGCTGGAAATATAAAtggcaaagaaatatatttagctAAAGATTTTAATCGCTTGGTTATCCACAAACGGCTTTGGAGATACACaggaaatgaacaaaaacttttattattttccagGGATGAGTGGTCTGCAACACATGATACCTTGATGTTACTGACAACTAGTGAGTCTGACCAATGGTTGTATGGGTGTCCAGAGACTTCTGGTCAAGCCTGTAATAGCACAGTTGATTTATCTTATCATGCTTCGCTTCTTCCATGGAATGGATCAGTACTTAAACATGTGAAGTTGACACTCAATGCATTTGAAGGAATAGCATATTTTGCAGTTATTGTGCCCTCTtccaagaaaacaacttctgtCTGGTCGGAGTATCAATCTTCTGGTAGTTTAGTGTATGACATGGAATTACCTGCAGTGCTTTCTACAAAATCGAGAGTTCTTGTTATTCCTTCTGATTCTCTCTTTGCTAACATAACTTTAAAGTCTGTTGTGAAGAGTTGGAGGGtctatgtttttaattttgaagccTTAGACTGTGATGTTAGAAAGTCATTATTAATAACAAGGATTCATGTTCCCTGGTTCAACGAAGATGTCTACAGATTTTCAAGCAATGGTGCAGCAGAACTTGTGTTGAAACTGCATCACCCTAAACCAATAGGAAGCAAGCAGCATGTCCAGATACATATGTGGCTGGACCCAAAGTGTTCCTATAGAATTAGTGCTAAATGTGATTTCTATCAAACACTTGGACAGATTTACAGATTTTATGCAGTACAGCTTCCTTGTTGGACATTTTCTGTTGTCATGCTAGTGTTTGCATGGCAGTTGTCTTCAATGACATTCAAAAAACAGTGTGAATCATTCTTTAGTCTGGCTACAAGTGTATCAAAGAGTCTCAGAGTTTTGCTTCTTGTTGtacaaattcatttctttgCCTCACAGTTTATTTTAGCATTTTATGTACTCAGCAGAGAGAGTGGTCAACATGACTGGCTCCCCAGTGTTGATGACTTGAAAACTTACATATGGTTGCTCCCCTTGATTCTGATCATATCTACAGCCCTCATTATTGTCATTGCATTATTTGTCTTAATTGGAATGATAACTAATTTTggtggttttatttttagttacttTGAATTACTACCATATGTTCAAAAGCAACCAGGAGTAAAGGATTGGATATGGAAATTTGCCATCATATTATCATCAGTTGTTTTCTGTGGGACATTGAGCCTTCTCTTGAtctttttttggtgtttttggAGGAATTGGAAATACATGGCTCTTTGTAAAAGGTATAAGACCCAGCAATCTgaacagaaaatcaagaaaattttagtTGCAATAGAGAGCCAGTTAAACATTGGATTAACAATGTGTGTTATATTGTTCTTAGTTATTTTGGTAAGTTTTCCAGCATTAGTGGTTTGGGccaaaaatttgtcattttcttaTCATCTTTCATCAGAtcacacaacttttttttcaattgttcttTGTGTGAATGTGATTGTGTTCGACCCACTGGTAAAAGTACCTCGTTCTCTAGTGTATTTCAGCTTTTCACTGGGCATTGTTGTGACCCATGCTGTTGTCATCCCAATGCACATGATACCCTATGttatttgtcttctttttaCTGTATTGAATTTGTACCACTTTTTTACTGTGTTTAAAAGGAGCAAGGAAGATTAA